Proteins encoded by one window of Leopardus geoffroyi isolate Oge1 chromosome X, O.geoffroyi_Oge1_pat1.0, whole genome shotgun sequence:
- the LOC123594435 gene encoding homeobox protein ESX1-like, with amino-acid sequence MDPLNQFKREVTGFPSLGVDEDREELRESKQVRMSLTRNGEAEKARAEFAPEQQAAGIRIKEEEDSGDDGAGYGHSNGREGAGNVGAGYPRPPDRETRDVGCGRSPRQLELVEPKQEENLLPAAAPAPAQAPAPAPAQALAPAPAQAPAPAPAPRGRQPAGPRIVFTPLQVRHLESLFRYTQYPSTIMRLELSRFMNVPVARVQVWFKNRRAKLRRQQRALRYRNVPPMAMVPPFNFNVGGPYRGIFNRGPDCVWMPQEPMMPGPPRPPMPPFPPMFLPPPPWLHPPPFPPCGCPPLFRHCGCPPPFPRYGFPPMAHPGAVPPWLFLNPFPKEWDLWQFFSEVFLSQFQVSVSVAITNSSFNVC; translated from the exons ATGGATCCTCTCAACCAATTCAAGCGCGAAGTCACGGGCTTCCCCAGCCTGGGAGTCGACGAGGACCGCGAAGAGCTGCGTG AAAGCAAGCAAGTGCGGATGTCGCTTACCAGAAACGGAGAGGCGGAGAAAGCCAGGGCCGAGTTCGCACCTGAGCAGCAGGCGGCAGGCATACGAAtcaaggaggaagaagacagCGGCGACGACGGTGCTGGTTATGGCCACAGCAATGGCAGAGAAGGGGCCGGCAACGTGGGCGCTGGATATCCGCGGCCCCCGGACCGCGAAACCCGCGATGTGGGCTGCGGCCGCAGCCCACGGCAGTTGGAGCTAGTGGAGCCGAAGCAGGAGGAGAATTTGCTCCCCGCcgcggctccggctccggctcaggctccggctccggctccggctcagGCTctggctccggctccggctcagGCTCCGGCTCCAGCTCCTGCTCCAAGAGGGAGGCAGCCGGCGGGCCCCCGCATCGTGTTCACCCCCCTGCAGGTGCgccacctggagagcttgttccGCTACACCCAGTATCCCAGCACCATCATGCG CCTGGAACTTTCGAGATTCATGAATGTGCCTGTAGCCAGAGTGCAG GTTTGGTTTAAGAATAGGAGGGCCAAGTTGAGAAGACAGCAGAGGGCACTGAGGTACAGAAACGTGCCTCCCATGGCCATGGTCCCCCCTTTCAACTTTAACGTGGGTGGACCCTACCGTGGCATCTTCAATCGGGGGCCAGATTGTGTGTGGATGCCTCAGGAGCCAATGATGCCTGGGCCACCTCGCCCGCCCATGCCACCCTTTCCTCCTAtgttcctgcctcctcctccctggttGCATCCACCACCTTTCCCTCCCTGTGGCTGCCCTCCACTGTTTCGTCATTGTGGCTGCCCTCCACCTTTCCCTCGCTATGGCTTTCCTCCTATGGCCCATCCTGGTGCTGTACCACCGTGGCTCTTCCTTAATCCTTTTCCCAAAGAATGGGATCTGTGGCAGTTTTTTTCCGAGGTGTTTTTGAGCCAGTTTCAAGTTTCTGTATCTGTCGCCATAACGAATAGTTCATTCAATGTGTGCTGA